Part of the Nocardioides perillae genome is shown below.
GTGGCTGCCGGGTCGGGGCCGGCCGCCCCAGCCTCGCCACCAGACCCGGCACTCGAGGACGCCAACGCGTCGCGCGACGACGCGGGGACGATCCCGGCACTGCGTGCCTCGTCACCTCCCGCCTCGTGACCTCCCGCCTCGTGACCTCGCGCCTCGTCGCCCCCTGCGCCGCTGGGGCCCTCGGCCGGGCCGGCCGGAGCCGTGGGGATGAGCGAGCCGAGCCCGCGGCCGAGGCCGCGCCGCGCCGGACGGGGCTGGTTCACCGAGGGGCTCCTTGGCTGGCGATCTCGCGGGCGGCCTCGAGGTAGCTGAGCGCACCGGGTGAGCCGGGGTCGTAGGTCATCACGGTCTGACCGTAGGAGGGCGCCTCCGAGACCCGCACGCTGCGCGGGATCATGGTGCGCAGCACCTGCTCACCGAAGTGCTCCCGCACCTCCTCCGCCACACCGGCCGCGAGGCGGGTGCGGCCGTCGTACATGGTCACGAGGATGGTCGAGACCTGCAGCTGCTGGTTCAGGTGGGCCTTCACCATCTCCACCGTCTCCAGGAGCTGACCGAGGCCTTCGAGGGCGTAGTACTCCGCCTGGATCGGGATCAGCATCTCGTCACCGGCGACGAGGGCGTTGAGCGTGAGCAGGCCCAGGCTGGGCGGGCAGTCGACCAGCACGTAGTCGAGTCGGTCGTCTCCCACCTCAGCAGCATGGCCGACGCGCGGGTGGGCGTGGATCGCCTTGCGCAGACGGCCCTCGCGCGCCACCACGCTCACCAGCTCGATCTCGGCACCGGCGAGGTCGATCGTCGCCGGCACCACCCACAGCCGCTCCTGGTCGGGGCACGGCTGCTCGACCTCCTCGATGGCCGCGCCGTCGACCAGGAGGTCGTAGGTCGAGGCCACGCCACGTCGGTGCTCGATGTTCAAGGCCGTGGACGCGTTGCCCTGGGGGTCGAGGTCGACGA
Proteins encoded:
- a CDS encoding AAA family ATPase; translated protein: MRTAADLADVPAGLHDESTPLARAAEHSVLARHGARFGAPVPRPESTRVMVVANQKGGVGKTTSTVNVAAALAQLGLQVLVVDLDPQGNASTALNIEHRRGVASTYDLLVDGAAIEEVEQPCPDQERLWVVPATIDLAGAEIELVSVVAREGRLRKAIHAHPRVGHAAEVGDDRLDYVLVDCPPSLGLLTLNALVAGDEMLIPIQAEYYALEGLGQLLETVEMVKAHLNQQLQVSTILVTMYDGRTRLAAGVAEEVREHFGEQVLRTMIPRSVRVSEAPSYGQTVMTYDPGSPGALSYLEAAREIASQGAPR